ACAGAAGCTTCCTGTGATAAAAATTCGAGTTCGTGATATAACCTGACCAGCGGTATTCGGGCCCACCTTTATTCAACAATCCATTAATGACATATCCGACTCCGATCGCGCACATTAATAtccatattttattaacattatatgtaaatatattaCGCAAAATAAGCATACCTATCatcaaaatgatatttttttaaatttaaaaaactgtaACCCgactaggtataaataaaataaactaatattatattgtaagaaACAAGCTAGGTGCTTGGTGCTATTCATCGTCTTGAGTAAAATAAGTCTTTTAATGTGTTATATACCTCCACGCTTTTAATCTACACGGATAAAATCGCTGGAAgaaactagtaggtatatattattaggtatgtaagTGTTATCAGAGCTGCGGTTAACCGGAATTATTCATACATTTGAATGAGAAGCTGCATTCTAAGAACATCGCACAAATTAATCATCTATTGTTTGTACGAATTTCGTAACGAATCAAAATAAATGcaatacactttttaattttagatgGAAACCTAATGTtgtagatacttacctatagtatgcgacagatcgagatcgcaatcgaggTGTGGGGCGGTTGCTAATTATATCTAATTTTGGTTAAATTAGCCCCTGATACAATAATTAAGAACGATCAAATAACACTGATTTATTATTTCGATACAAGCACACAAGGATCACacgcaaataataataattaagtaagtaggtacgttctGTTGAAATGCCACTCGTCTTATTGGTGAAGGATTATATCCAGTAGTTAGTGAGATGGGAGAATAATTTGTTTATATAAATTAGAGGGCCGCGTGGGCAGCTGGCGAGAGGCAAGTGTCGCGTGCGCAGCCTACGCACAGCCTTTATTTTTCAACTTTGTCTATAGAAATTAAGCACTGGCGCCGTACTTGCGCTTATCTATTCGTTATTATAAAGGTTCTAATAAACTCACGCagctgaattttaaaaaccttaatccacgggGATGgagttgtgggcatcagctagtagcaaTATGTTTTTTGTAGGACTCATTATAGgtaagttacctacttacttacattaaacataaataattactaCACGTGctgtgaataggtaggtacctaactgtaGATATGGCGACTAATCTACAgcgattaattttattattcggCGAAATATCTTTATGGCGAATACGTACCTAGTCGTTTATAGTAAAGATTCCGAAAATTGatctatgtaagtaggtaggtaggtacctatattgagGTAAATCCATATCTTATGGTTCTTTATTGGAAagagattacctacttaatacaatTTGATAAATGACGTAGtaatgtattaattattatattgtaataatatttttctgtcTAGGCTAGTAAATATGTAAAGAAGTTGAATTTTTTCTTATCATgatatttgtacctacctacctaaactttTTGCATTGATTTACAATAAACTAGgttattaaataagtacctattagtcgatgttattttactaatatttttattaaattaacattttGATCTTACATTTATTTCATCaccatttgaaaaaaaattacactatgTAAATCTGAAGACAAAAGACTGCTAGCGCCATCTAGAATTGAACTCTGAATTGTGTAGCCGCAACAGGGCCGCACAGACTTTTACCTCGAAGCCAGTTTGCTAGATGAAACCTGCCGCGGGAAGAAGGCACGTTGGGCAAAAAATTGTTTCCTTCCGATTGCTCGTACAGTAAGCTTAAGTAGCGGTGTACACCCGTGCCGTGAGGTGGCATTGGAGGCTTATAACCTAAACaaagcataatatttttaaacaaaataataaacactGTAAAAATAGCATTCAAGGTGGGTAACATTGGCTTCGCTTTTTATAACCGACTAGCCTCGTCTAAATCCTTTATCGCCCCTCACCTAGTGAAATCCCctgtaaataagtaagtagatattagGTACACGCGGCACTTATCTTTTACCCACCCTGTCTGTAATCACATCACAAGATAAGTACATTTTGGGACGATTTTCTTACCTCTGTAATCAATACCCATGGTTTTACTGCTTTCGAAAGACTTCAGCGCTAAACCCTGAGGAAATTTGAGAAATAAGTATAGAACGTTATCTGAATTATTTAGTTACGTATgttattaaaaaacattttataatcttattaggtaggtacctaggtcatTCATGttactatacctaatattaaacGTCATTAGTAGGTTTTAATGgattgttttataataattttattgaatagTAGATTGGTATAATACCTACATACGAATGAATTAATATACCAAAATATCGAAGCTGACACATAGATCCGTGTTTAAAGATACTTACTGGTATATTAGACTTTAACATGTGCAAAAAAAATTCGCCTTCCATCTTCGGTGGAGCATCGGGATCGACCATGAGAATAGTGTAAaactttttctgtaaaaattaaacaattattatCCGTTGTtactataagtatattatttctaCATCAGACTTGCTTTTTGATgacgaatatattatataaaacctatttaaaaaattataatggaagctatcgtaactttgaaaagtttgaAATAATCCATACAcacacattaatttaacacattaatttttttaaattcttttttgtatttttgtaccTAACTTCTCAAGCTGGAGGTGGGCGTTAACAACTTAACAATTATTGTAACACAGTTTCTAATTACTATCGCAGCTGTTTTAACGCTCCTTAGTTTTAGCAATCCAATGTGATTAAGAGAAAAGTATAAAGATTTTTCAGATTTCTTTCAATTGTAtattagttaatataatataaaactaggtaactaggtaggtaatcgTTATTTTAACTGCTATAGAATATTTATACCCAACGTACTGAGTCAACTAGAGGATATTGGAAAAGTGGTTCTTCTAAAAACACTTGCTTAGGCAATAGCACATCGCAATTATGGTCATTAACCATAGTGCCTCCTATGCTCGTAATATTTAATCCCACTAAACGATCGCAACCTTCCATTAATGTTTTCACATCGACTTTCGCACATTGTGGTGTTACACTGTacactttatttaatattacCAAAACTAGAATACAATATAACATGCACGTCATTTTTGTACTTGGTCAGAAAGTTACTGACTGAAACTACgcaatatatacctaatatgttaggtaggtactttaaatatTGCGTAAATTTCTCCCCGTTCATTTCCTATGGaggttattttgtaaatatcaaCTGTTTCGTAATTCTTGTTATGAAAGCAGCGTACACAATCGGTTCTAGATGTAGATGGTAGCTCATAGCATTAAgcacctacttacctgccaaagtaggtaggtacttaacaacTAATGAGCTGCTCATTTTAAACCAACTTCAAATAGGAGGAAGATTCAATTGTTTCTTTAGTTTTCATCTCAGTTGTAAAAAAACTACTTGAAAGCTTCGTTCGCAGCACTTTGGATGAAGATTGCTCTATTGCTCATCACTTAATTAGTAATCTTGGGCTTTAGTTAGAGATCTAGGCTTTACTGAAGCGGAGCGAACAGATTTGATCAGCCGAACGACCGATCAATTCTCAAGAGTCGCGCCATCTTTAAGAAATCTGAACACAATCATCTCCTCTCCGCTGTGCTCAGGTGGAAACCGGGCCTTAGCAGGTACCAGGTACTACCTTTTGTTTATATTGCGTTGAAGTGAAGCATCAATGGGGTGTAGCTAATATTTTTCCTATGTCAATGTTAAAAAACAATTGCTGTTTTTGAAATTCGAACGATTGTCCTGAAAAGAGTTTAAATGCGAAACTTGCTGATGAGTTTTGATTGGGTTGTAAAGCAACGGTCaagcgtcaagcacgtagatttagTTTGAACCAAGCATTTCGACTGTTTataaagtttgcttgatgcttgaatTATTAAGCATTTATGGCCCTTGACGGTGGTtggtttctatttttttatatttttgcttgacgtaacgtt
The Maniola hyperantus chromosome 11, iAphHyp1.2, whole genome shotgun sequence DNA segment above includes these coding regions:
- the LOC117986604 gene encoding phosphatidylethanolamine-binding protein 4-like; protein product: MTCMLYCILVLVILNKVYSVTPQCAKVDVKTLMEGCDRLVGLNITSIGGTMVNDHNCDVLLPKQVFLEEPLFQYPLVDSKKFYTILMVDPDAPPKMEGEFFLHMLKSNIPGLALKSFESSKTMGIDYRGYKPPMPPHGTGVHRYLSLLYEQSEGNNFLPNVPSSRGRFHLANWLRGKSLCGPVAATQFRVQF